The Spirulina subsalsa PCC 9445 region GCTTATGATGTCTTCTCACCCCCTGCAAAACCTCCTGTTTGGTCTGACGGCAACTGGTGCGATCGCCTTAATCGGTTCCGGCAGTGCTTCGGGGCAAACGGTGTTAAGTTCCTTCTCCACAGGAGGCGCGGATATGGACGGAATGGAAATCACCGTCAACTGGTTGGGAGGGGGATCAGAAACCCAAATCTGGGGAACGACAGGATACAATGCTGGGGGGGCTTTTGGTCGGGATTGGTCTTTGTCTTTTGTCGGAAGTAGCACCTTTGGCATTCCTTGGAACTTTACGAATGCCGGGGCTAGCATTGCCTCGTTAATCATTCATGGTGTCCCCGGAAACACGGTCTTTGATACCCACTGGCCAACGTTCCCCGGCACTCCCGGATCGGCTAATGGTTGGACGTTTCAACCCATTTCAGGTCAAGTTCCCACGGAGTTTGAATATGGGACTCCCATTGATATTTCGGTGGGGGATGTTTTTGGATCGTTGTCTCTGTTTTGGGACGAGGGTTTCACTGGGACACTACGCT contains the following coding sequences:
- a CDS encoding PEP-CTERM sorting domain-containing protein, producing the protein MMSSHPLQNLLFGLTATGAIALIGSGSASGQTVLSSFSTGGADMDGMEITVNWLGGGSETQIWGTTGYNAGGAFGRDWSLSFVGSSTFGIPWNFTNAGASIASLIIHGVPGNTVFDTHWPTFPGTPGSANGWTFQPISGQVPTEFEYGTPIDISVGDVFGSLSLFWDEGFTGTLRFYADTDNGTIDNPVTPLVTSPQSVPEPSLLLGLFTLGVMGTVRRKS